TGACCGTGCAGATTCCGGACATCCCGTACGCCCGCATCAATGCCCGCAACGTACCGTGCAAAGACGTCGGCGGAGACTTCTTCGATGTCGTGGTCGATGAAGACGGAGTCTCGCTCGTGATCACGGACGTCTCCGGCAAAGGCGTCTCTGCGGCGCTTCTAGCCTCTACCCTTCAGGGACTGGTGTACTCCCAGTTAGCTGCCCGCCAGCCGCTGGAGCAGGTCGCACGCATGTGCAATCGCTTCATCTGCGCCAAGGACATCGGCAAATACGCCACCATGATCGTGCTGAAGCTCACCAGGAGCGGCAACCTGCAATACATCAACTGCGGTCACGTCATGCCCCTCCTGGTGGGAGAGGGAGTCGTTGAGAAGCTCACCGCGACCAATCTTCCCGTCGGCCTGCTTCCCGATGCCGAATATGAGACCGCCTATCTGAAGATGCCGCAGAACAGCCGTCTCATCCTGGTAACGGACGGAGTCACGGAGGCCGAAAATCCCGAAGGTGAGTTCTTCGGCGATGACCGGCTTGAGGGCGCTGCATCTCAGTTTGAGTCCATGACAGAGATGTTCGACTCCGTGCAACGCTTTATGAACGGGGCTCCACCGACGGACGACTGCACGATGATCGAGCTGCGGTACCACGATCGCCGCACAGAGAGTCGCGCTTAACTACCGTCCCTTAGCCTTCGCTTCCGTCAGCAGCGGTGAACCCGCATCAGCTTCCTTCCAGAGCGTCGCAAATGCTTTGTAAGCCATTGCGGCGTTGTTGTGATCTCCCATGGCATCGTAGGCATGTGCCAGGCCGATCTGCGCCGCTGGATAGACCGTACCGCCCGTGAGCAGCGACTGGCCGTGATGCTGCAACTGAACCTGGTGATCGATAAGCGCGACCTGAGGCTTACCGGTCGCAACCTGTGCCAGGCCGCGCAGGTAGGCTCCGATGGTTATCGTGTCATAGGCCTTAGCCTTCGATAACAACTCGAGCGCAGCCTCGGGCTGGCCCGTCTTCAACTGAATCGCCGCCGTAACCACAGGCGCGAAATACTCCTTCGCCGCCGTTCCCTGCTGGCTGTTCAATGCGCTGAGATGCTGTTGCGCTGCTGCTTCATCACCGCACATCGCCGCTGCCAGGCCCGCGTAGTACGCCGCTCTGGGAGCGATCGATGTTGTGACAGGAAGAAATGCCTTCGCGCCAACACAGTCAGAGAGCAGAGCTCGATTCAGCGCGGCCTGCCCGGCAAAGGTCGCCGCAACGGCCGCCAACTTCGGATTCTGGGATACCGAGGTAATCGCCTGGCGCCATACGGCTGCTCCGGCCTGTAATCTTCCAGTGTTATCCAGATAGGTTGCATAGGCTGGAGCCACGGTCAACGCATCAGGGTGCTGCCTGGCCAGCTCAATCTGTGCGGCGAGAAGGTCGTCCTTCCCTTGAAGATAGGCCGCCAGCAACTCCTGATCGTTGTGCTTCGACCCCACCTTCACCGCCTGACGTTCCAGTTTCAGAGCCGCCTCATAACGGTTCTGTGCCGTCATTGCGACTTCCGCCTCCCGATACAGGCTGCCGTCTCCCGGGTTCAGTTTCAGGCCCCCCTGAGCGGCCTGCCCGGCTTCTGCCCAGCGTCCCATCTTTCGATCCACAACCGCCTGCAGGCGGAAGCCATCAGGGTCGCTTGCAAAGGCCGTGAGATACGCCTTTGCAAGTTCGGATGCCTTCGGCAGGTTGCCGGAGACGAAGAGCTCCTGGGCCAGTGCTGACAACGCAGCCAGGCGCTGCCCGCTCTTGGCTGCGTTCGCGGCGGCAGAACTTGCCGCCGTGCCGGCTGCATCGTGTGCGCCGACAGCTTCATACAACAGCGCCAGCTTCAACGCCGGCTGCACAAATGCCGGATCGGCGGCGACCGCACGTTCATAGGCCTGCATCGCCAGCGCCGGTTGCCACAGGCTGAGTGCGATCTCGCCGCGGGCGTATTCCCGCAAGGCTTCCTGTGAGGAGCTGGCCAGGCTGTTGAATGAAACACTCGTCTTTTGGATGTCAGCGTTCGACTCTCCTAGAGCTGCACGCAGCGGTTGGGCCAGGCGATCCAAGGTGACACCGATCTGTTCTTTGCTGACAGCCCTATCGGTGAACGTTGCCAACGTACGATTCGAAGCAGTTTCGTGAAGCGTCAGCTCAATGTCATAGCCGGCTCCGCCGCTGGAGATCCTGCCAAAGAGGAAGACCGGAACACCGGAGTTAGTCGCGACCTGCCGCGCTGTTACCTCATCCACGGGCTGACTCACAGTGCCGTCCCCGCTGAGCTGGGCGCGGAAGGATTCAGGGCCGCGATAGGCGATCGACGGAGATTGCGACAGCTCCATCGCGACAGCCGATGCAACCCAGTCATCCAGAGTGCTGTCACCAGTGTCGTTTTGAATGGCGGTCACCATCACCGCCTGCCCTGGAGTCATGACATCGGAGACCACGCTCTTATTGCGGAACCTGAAGAATGCAAACGCTCCGGCAACAATCACTAAGACCGCGATAGCCACGAACAGCAGCATCTTACTGCCCTTCTTCTCCGGCTCGGCCTCAACATTGCTCTCGTACCCGGCACGTGGCCGTGCGGCTACAACACCCGAGCCCGACGCTGCCCGCCGTTGTGCTGACCTCTGTCCTGAGGCCACCGCGACGGCTGCCGTTTTGTCTTCTGCATGATGGGAGGAGGTTTGTGACGAATGGGGAGCTGGAGGACGCCAGCCCGCCGCCGGAATATTGATCTCCGTTGCATCGGCCGGACCAGAGGTACGTGCCTGCTCCGGCGACGCCGGGACGCCCATCTTTGACGGAGGAATGAATGGCTGCGAAGCTCGCTCCGGAAGATCGTTCTCCCGCCTGCCGCCTGGTACGGGTGGGCTCGATGTCCGGCGAATCCGCCTGTCGACCGACCGGGGATCGCCTGGATCATTGACTGGTGCCTTGTTGCGCTGCATCCACGGAGCCTTCTTGCCTCCGTCCCGAATCTCCTCAAGCGCCGCGGCGACATCCCCGGCACTTTGGTACCGGTTCTTACGGTCTTTCGCCAGCAGCTTCAGGATGACCTTTTCCAGGTCCCTGGGAACATTCGCTCCGAAGCTCTTCATCGCCGGCGGATCGTGGCTCAGGATATTGACGAAGATCACGGCGCTGGTCGCCCCATCAAAGGGCACACATCCTGTCGCCATCTCATACAGAACCACGCCTAACGAAAAGAGATCGGATCGCGTATCCAGCTGTTCCCCGCGCGCCTGCTCGGGAGACATATACGCAACGGTACCGACCGTTGATCCTGTGACCGTCAGGTCCTGCGTGTGTTGCGAATGCCCGGTCAGACGCTCGATCTTAGCCAGACCGAAATCCAGAACCTTTGCCTGCCAGGCACCGCTGGGACGTGGAACCAGGAAAACATTTGCGGGCTTGATATCGCGGTGGACGATATTTTTGGCATGCGCCGCAGCCAGCGCCTCAGCAACCTCAATGCCGTAAGCCAACACCTCTGCCACGGGCATAGGGCCACGGTCGATGGAGTCGCGCAACGTCTCACCATCGAGCAGCTCCATCACCATGTAGGGATCGCCGTTGTGGTCCCCAATGTCGAAGATGGTACGAATATTCGGATGGTTCAGCGCCGACGCGGCACGCGCTTCGCGGAGGAAACGTTCATGCATCTCCGGCATGGAGAGGTCTTCATGCAGCACCTTCAACGCGACTTCGCGATGAAGACGGGTATCCAAAGCACGGAACACCGAACCCATGCCGCCGCGTCCGAGGGACCCGAGTATCTGATACGGGCCAATAAAACTTCCTGTCTCAAAACTCATATCCAGAACATCGCAATCCGCGGCACTTTCGGCAGAAACCACCAAACTAACTTGTGTGAAAGTGCGTCCATCATACCCCGTCTGTGCCGGGTGGCGAACAGCTTTTCCTCTCACTTTCCGCCGATACAATGAAAGGCGTATGCCCGATACCTTCGTACAACGCGTGCCACTGGGCCAGACGCTGCTGATCGACGCCGATGACACCCTTTGGGAGAACAACATCTACTTCGAACGGGCCATCGTAAGCTTCATCTCACTGCTCAACCATCACGCGTACAGCCCTGATGAGATACGCCATCACCTGAATGCGTGCGAGCGCGAGACCATCCGCCAACGCGGCTATGGCTTGAAGAGCTTCCGGCAGTCCTTGGTGAACTGCTTTGAACAGCTCTCTCCGGAACCCGTCTCTCAGCAGACGCACGAACAGATCTCCAGCTTTGCCGACGCCATTGCAACTCAGGAGATTGAACTCCTACCCGGCGTTGCCGATACTTTATCTACGCTGACGACACGCCATCGCATCATTCTTGTCACCAAAGGCGACGATTGGGAACAGCGCGACAAGCTGGAACGCTCCGGCCTGAAGCCGTATTTTCATGAGATCGAAGTTCTACCTGAAAAACACAGCGAAGCCTACTTGACATTGCGCGATCGCCATTGTTGCGAAGCAGCCTCCACATGGATGATTGGGAACTCACCCAAGAGCGACGTCAACCCTGCTCTTGAGGCGGGCTTGAATGCCATCTTCATTCCGCACGACAATACCTGGATGCTGGAGCACGAAGAGCTGCTTCCGCCTCCATCGAGCCAGGCGTTTCTGCAACTCCCCGCCTTCCCGCATCTGGCGCATTACTTCTAGAGCCCCAAGTAAAGCGCAAAAAAAGCCAATCGCTTAAACGCAAAAGAGCCCGCCTTCACAGCGGGCTCTTAGCAACCTTATTGGAAGTGGCTTAGGCCAGGACCTTGGTCACGCTCTTGTCGATGGTGTCCTTCGGCACGTAACCGACAATCTGCTCGGCGACCTTGCCGTCCTTGAAGATTAACAGTGCCGGGATGCCGCGAATGCCGTAACGTGCAGGCGTTTGTGCATTCTGGTCCACATTCATCTTCATTACCTTCAACTGTCCGTTGTAAGTAGTGGCCACTTCATCAACGATGGGAGCAAGCGCTCGACAAGGACCACACCATGCGGCCCAAAAATCAACCATTACGGGTTGCTGCGACTGCAGCACCTCGCTCTCAAATGTCGCATCGCTTACATCTGTTACGTTTGCCATCGTTCCTCCCTTTTCTCTCCGCCATTATAGGATGCTGGAATCAGCGCCGCGATTCACAGCCCCCTATCCGGCCGGGAAACCTTCTTATTTTTCAGCTTAAAAGGAGAAGCGCCCGGATCTATAAAGATCAACGGGCGCCGGAGCAGCCCTCCCCCAGAACTGCCCACGAGATGACAGTATTGGTGAGATGAAAACTTGTAAAGCAATCTTCGGTAACTGGGAGTAATAGGTTACCTCTGAGAAGTACTGGCGCCCTCAGCCGCACAGGTGAGAACGACCTCGAGCTCGGGATCTTCGCTGCGCAGTCTTGCCCGCGCTATCACTTCTTCCGGATCGGTATTCTTGTCCAGCACCAGCAGGACCGACGGCCCGGCGCCGCTGAGTGCGACACCCAATACCCCATTCACTCCAGACAGGGGCAGTAGGGCCTTGAGCAGGGGGCAGGCCTCCATACGGTACGGCTGGTGCATTCTGTCCTGCATGGCCAGCCGCAGCAGGTCGCCCCGGCCTGCGGCGAAGGCGCCCATCAGAAGCGCACTGCGCTGCACGTTAAAGATGGCGTCGGCTTTTGAGTACTCCGCCGGCAGCATGCCACGCGCTTTTGCCGTCGAGAGCGAGCTGCCTGGAATGGCCAGCAGAAACTGCCAGTCCGCAGGAGCAGCGATTTTAACCGCTGCTACTTCCCCATCCGCCTGCATGGCCGATGCCACAACCCCACCCAACAATGCCGCTGCGACGTTGTCAGGATGTCCCTCAATCCGGGTGACTTCCCGCAGTAGACGGGCTTCGTTCCAACCCAATCCACCGATCTCATTGGCCAGAAGCACCGCAGCCACAATGGCCGCCGCTGATGAGCCGCAACCACGCCCTAACGGGATGTCGTTCCGAAGCGTCAGCTTGAGGCCTGGAACAGGGCGCCCCGAGGCCCGCAGAAGGTCGCCAATTGTTTCGAGGATCAGGTTATTCTCGAGCCGCCCACACAGATGCGCATCCCGGCCCGAAGCGGCTACGCAGGTCCGTTCGGAGATCTCCGCATCGACTTCCAGATACATGGCCAGCGCCATACCGAGGGCGTCGAACCCCGGTCCGAGGTTGGCAGAACTTGCCGGGACTCTTACAGATACGGTCATAACTGAATGCTGCTCTCGAGCGCCTTGAGAACCGCGTCGGTCCGAGCTTCCAGCACGATCGGGGGCTTCCGTAACGAAGAAGCCTCCTGGTCCGAAAACAGAGTTCCACGATGAAAATCGATGGTGTACTCGGGATCCTTCAGGGTGTGGCCGGTCAGCAGCAGGACAACCCGCTCCTCGCGTCCAATACGCCCGTCCCGGGTAAGCTTCTTCAGGCCCGCCAGGGTCACGGCGGAGGCCGGCTCACAACCGATCCCTTCAGCGCCAATCTCGGCCTTGGCCTGGGCGATCTCCTGCTCGGAGACCTCTTCCACCCATCCACCGGTAGCGCGGATAATCCGCACGGCCTTCTTCCAGCTTGCCGGATTGCCGATGCGAATTGCGGTTGCCCGGGTATCGGCAACAACCGGCTCCAGCTGTTCCCCGCCACTCGCCTGCATTGCGCGATAGAGCGGATTTGCACCGTGGGCCTGGATCACTGAGATCTTCGGAACACGGCTGATGAGGCCCAGGCGCTTCATCTCTTCGAATCCCTTGCCGAGCGCGGAGCTATTGGCCAGGTTGCCACCGGGGACGATCACGTGCTCCGGCACCTGCCAGTCCATCTGCTCCACCATCTCGAGAGCGGGCGTCTTCTGGCCTTCGAGGCGATAGGGGTTCACCGAATTGAGCATGTAGATCGGCAGACGCTTGACCAGGTCATTCAGAACCCGGACGCAGCCGTCGAAATCGCTCTTGAGCTGGATGGTCAATGCGCCATAGTCCATAGACTGCGACAGCTTGCCCCAGGCGATTTTGCCCTCGGGAATAAATACAATGCTGGTCAGGCCGGCGCGTGCGGCATAGGCTGCCATGGCGGCTGACGTATTTCCAGTAGAAGCGCACGCGACCACCTTGAAGCCCCGTTCAGCAGCGACCGACAGAGCGGCGGTCATACCGGTATCTTTGAAGCTGCCCGTTGGATTCATACCCTGGTGCTTGGCCAACAGCCAGTCCACGCCGGCAATCTTCCCGCAGCGAGGGAGCTCATACAAGGGCGTATTGCCCTCACGCAGGGTCACGGCATGGGATGGATCGTCAAGAATCGGCAGCAGGTCACGGAAACGCCAGACACCACTCTGGTCGATGGGGAGGGTGGAAGAGCGACGTTCCTGCCACAGCCAGCGGAGCGCGCCCGCATTAGGAAGGTTGGCGCCATCGGACGACCACGGGTAAACCACTTCATACAGCTCACCGCACTGGGCACAGCGAAAGTTGGAGGTCGCATCCGTACCGGCAATGCGCGCACCGCACCCTGTGCATCTAAGCTCGTGTGACTTCTCTTTCATCGGTATCTCTAGGGTACCGTAAACTTTCTGCCATGCTCAAAGCGCTGCTCCTCTTACTCCTGATTCCCCCAGCATTCGGGCAAACAAAACCGGTAGAGTTGCGGATTGCGGCGGCAGCCGATCTACAGCCGGTGCTTGAGGCCGTGGGGCCAATCTATGAGAAGAAGGCCAACGTCCACCTGCTGGTTTCCTATGCAGCCTCTTCCATCCTGGCCAGCCAGATCATCTCCGCAGGTCCTGGAGGCCCCTTCGACGTGTTCATGGGTGCCGATTTCTACTTTCCGGAGAAGGTTGTCGCAGCCAACCTGGCAGATACGGGCAGCCCGATTCCCTATGCCAAGGGGACCCTGGTTTTATGGACACGGAATGGCTCTCCCTTCACCCCTCTCCAACTGTCGGCGCTGGAATCATCCGATCTCAAGTCCCTGGCCATCGCCGACCCGGAGCACGCACCGTATGGCCGTGCGGCAGTGGAGGCCTTGAAAGCCCTCAAACTCCAGGACAGGGTCAAGGATCACCTTGTGCGCGCTGAAAACGTAGGCCAGGCCGGCCAGTTTGCCTTCACCGGGAATGCCGAGCTTGCCATCATCTCGAAGACACTGGCGGTCTCCCCGAAGTTCAAACAGTCGGGGACGTTCGTGCTGTTCCCGTTCTCCAGCTATAACCCCATCACGCAGACAGCAGTCGTATTGCGCAGCTCGGCGCAACGCGATGCGGCACACGCCTTCCTGAACTGGTTTCTCTCGAGCGAGGTTCAGCCGCACCTTCCGGACCTGGGGCTCACGCCGGTGAAGTGAGTCCGGCCAGCCACAGAGTCCCCGGTACACTGTCCTTCATCGATGGATCTCGACGCTCTGTGGCTGACATTTCGCCTGGCCCTCACCACGACCGCCATTCTGCTTTGCCTTGGACTCCCGCTGGCAGCATGGCTGGCCTACGGACAAAGCCGTTTGCGTCCGCTGGCGCAGGCGTTGGTTGCTCTGCCATTGGTACTGCCGCCGACCGTGCTGGGCTTTTACCTCCTGGTGCTGCTTGGCCCCACAACCGCAGTCGGACGCGTGATCACAACGACTCTCGGACATCCGCTTGCTTTCTCTTTTACCGGGCTACTGATAGGTTCCCTGCTGTACAGCCTTCCCTTTGCCGTACAGCCTCTGGTAAGCGGCATGATGGGGATCGGGCCGGAGCTGCGGGAAGCGGCAGCGACGCTGGGTGCACGGCCCTCCGTTGTCTTTGTGCGGGTTACCATGCCGCTGATACGTCCATCGCTGCTGACCGCGGGGATTCTGGCCTTTACCCATACAGTCGGCGAATTCGGAGTTGTGTTGATGCTGGGCGGCAATATTCCGGGCGCAACGCGGACTCTCTCCATCGCGCTCTACGATCAGGTTGCCGATTTCAACTTCGCCGCAGCCAATCGCACGGCTCTTCTGCTGCTGGCCTTTTCGTTTGTCTCGCTGTTGCTTGTGCACTGGCGAGCCGGACAAAGGAGCACGCGCCTTGTCTGAGCCATTGCTGCACGAACACATCACCGCGAAGCTGGACTCCATCACGATCGACGTCACCGTGGCTTTGCGCTCGCCCTGGACGGTGCTCTTCGGGCCGTCAGGCTCCGGCAAGTCGACCATCCTTCGCAGCATCGCCGGATTACGCGGAGGCCCACCTGCCTGGAAACGGCATATCCCTCTCGCTTCGCAGAAGGCTGCGCTGTTTCCACATATGTCCGTCAAGGCGAATCTCGAGTTCGGCAGAGAACTCCCGACAGGAGACTCCAAGCGGGAACAGGAGCTCCATGCCGAACGGTTTCAGGATCTGGTTCGCCTGTTCCGTATTGGCGATCTGCTGGGTCGCTACCCGGCACAGCTCTCCGGTGGCCAGGCACAACGCGTCAGCGTAGCCCGCGCTCTGATGCCCAGGTACTCGCGCCTGGTGCTGCTGGATGAACCTTTTACCGGTCTGGAGCAGGCGTTGCGCGATGAGCTTCTGCTCGCGCTCAAACAATGGACGCGCGAACACAGACTCCCTGTCCTCTCCGTCACGCATGACGTTACTGAAGCGCTTCTTCTGGAGGCGGAAGTGATCAAGCTTCATGAGGGACGCATCGTCGCTCAGGGCCCGGCGCAGGAGGTGCTTGCCGAGGAACGCCTTCAGCTCTTGCGCAGCCTTGATGGGTCACGAACCTTTACTCTGTAGTCTGTCCGTGCGTATCCAGCAGAACATTCCGCTCGCACCCTACACCACGTTGAAGGTCGGCGGTGCAGCTCGTCTCTTCGTCGAGGCAGGAGGCGAAACCGAGATCCTTGATGCGCTGCGTTTCGCCCGGGAAGAGCGTATTCCGGTCTTTGTCCTGGGAGGCGGTTCCAATCTGCTTGTACATGACAGCGGCTTCGATGGCCTGGTGATTCGGATTGCGCTGAAGGGGATCGCGCAGCAGGGCCACACGTTGACAGCAGCCGCGGGAGAAGAGTGGGATGCCCTGGTACAGCTTTCCGCTGAGCGGAACCTGCAAGGCATTGAGTGCCTCGCAGGAATTCCCGGGACCGTTGGTGGCACGCCAGTCCAGAATGTGGGCGCCTATGGGCAGGAGGTGGCGCAGACCATCACCCAGGTTCGCACTATCGATCGGGCAACTCTCACGCCGCTCACGTTTACCAATGCAGAATGTGGCTTTGCCTATCGTCGTTCTCGCTTCAACCATGAGGACATCGACCGGTATATCGTTACCGCGGTGAGCTTCCGGCTATTGCCCGGCGGCGCTCCGTCGCTGGCCTATGCCGATCTGCAGCGCGCGTTTCTCCGGAGTGAAACTCCTTCGCTAATGGAGGTTGCGACCAAGGTCCGGAAGATTCGCGCAACCAAAGGCATGGTCTTGATTCCCGGCGACGCGGATACCCAATCCGCTGGATCTTTCTTCAAGAATCCCGTGGTTCCACCAGCGGTCTACGAAGCGATCGCCGACGGCCGTGCAAGCGTGCCTCACTGGCCTGCTCCCGGAGGGGTGAAGCTCTCGGCTGCGTGGCTTCTGGAAGCCAGCGGCTTTCACAAAGGCTTTACTCTCGGCCAGGCTGGCCTCTCCACCAAGCATGCATTGGCCCTCACCAACCGTGGCGGAGCCACGGCGGCCGAGATTCTGGCCCTCCGCGACCATTTGCAGGCCGCTGTGGAAGCCCGCTTTGGCATTCGTCTGGAGCAGGAACCGGTCGAGCCCTAGACCATTTACAATGGAACCTGGAGGAAATCCGAATAATGTACCCAGAGATCATGGTCATCCCCATGCGCGAGGAGTTAACCCGCGCAGGCATCGGAGAGGCTCGCACCGCGGCCGAAGTGGACGCAGCCCTGGCCAAGCCTGGCACCACCATGGTGGTAGTGAATTCGATCTGTGGCTGCGCCGCCGGTAAGATGCGTCCCGGCGTTCGCATGGCCCTGTCGAATCCCACACTCCCGGACCAGTCCATTACTGTCTTTGCCGGTCAGGACCGCGAAGCCACCGAGAAGGCGCGCGGCTACTTTGGCGGACATCCGCCGAC
This genomic window from Terriglobus albidus contains:
- a CDS encoding protein kinase domain-containing protein; translated protein: MSFETGSFIGPYQILGSLGRGGMGSVFRALDTRLHREVALKVLHEDLSMPEMHERFLREARAASALNHPNIRTIFDIGDHNGDPYMVMELLDGETLRDSIDRGPMPVAEVLAYGIEVAEALAAAHAKNIVHRDIKPANVFLVPRPSGAWQAKVLDFGLAKIERLTGHSQHTQDLTVTGSTVGTVAYMSPEQARGEQLDTRSDLFSLGVVLYEMATGCVPFDGATSAVIFVNILSHDPPAMKSFGANVPRDLEKVILKLLAKDRKNRYQSAGDVAAALEEIRDGGKKAPWMQRNKAPVNDPGDPRSVDRRIRRTSSPPVPGGRRENDLPERASQPFIPPSKMGVPASPEQARTSGPADATEINIPAAGWRPPAPHSSQTSSHHAEDKTAAVAVASGQRSAQRRAASGSGVVAARPRAGYESNVEAEPEKKGSKMLLFVAIAVLVIVAGAFAFFRFRNKSVVSDVMTPGQAVMVTAIQNDTGDSTLDDWVASAVAMELSQSPSIAYRGPESFRAQLSGDGTVSQPVDEVTARQVATNSGVPVFLFGRISSGGAGYDIELTLHETASNRTLATFTDRAVSKEQIGVTLDRLAQPLRAALGESNADIQKTSVSFNSLASSSQEALREYARGEIALSLWQPALAMQAYERAVAADPAFVQPALKLALLYEAVGAHDAAGTAASSAAANAAKSGQRLAALSALAQELFVSGNLPKASELAKAYLTAFASDPDGFRLQAVVDRKMGRWAEAGQAAQGGLKLNPGDGSLYREAEVAMTAQNRYEAALKLERQAVKVGSKHNDQELLAAYLQGKDDLLAAQIELARQHPDALTVAPAYATYLDNTGRLQAGAAVWRQAITSVSQNPKLAAVAATFAGQAALNRALLSDCVGAKAFLPVTTSIAPRAAYYAGLAAAMCGDEAAAQQHLSALNSQQGTAAKEYFAPVVTAAIQLKTGQPEAALELLSKAKAYDTITIGAYLRGLAQVATGKPQVALIDHQVQLQHHGQSLLTGGTVYPAAQIGLAHAYDAMGDHNNAAMAYKAFATLWKEADAGSPLLTEAKAKGR
- a CDS encoding HAD family hydrolase translates to MPDTFVQRVPLGQTLLIDADDTLWENNIYFERAIVSFISLLNHHAYSPDEIRHHLNACERETIRQRGYGLKSFRQSLVNCFEQLSPEPVSQQTHEQISSFADAIATQEIELLPGVADTLSTLTTRHRIILVTKGDDWEQRDKLERSGLKPYFHEIEVLPEKHSEAYLTLRDRHCCEAASTWMIGNSPKSDVNPALEAGLNAIFIPHDNTWMLEHEELLPPPSSQAFLQLPAFPHLAHYF
- the trxA gene encoding thioredoxin, translated to MANVTDVSDATFESEVLQSQQPVMVDFWAAWCGPCRALAPIVDEVATTYNGQLKVMKMNVDQNAQTPARYGIRGIPALLIFKDGKVAEQIVGYVPKDTIDKSVTKVLA
- the thrB gene encoding homoserine kinase, with amino-acid sequence MTVSVRVPASSANLGPGFDALGMALAMYLEVDAEISERTCVAASGRDAHLCGRLENNLILETIGDLLRASGRPVPGLKLTLRNDIPLGRGCGSSAAAIVAAVLLANEIGGLGWNEARLLREVTRIEGHPDNVAAALLGGVVASAMQADGEVAAVKIAAPADWQFLLAIPGSSLSTAKARGMLPAEYSKADAIFNVQRSALLMGAFAAGRGDLLRLAMQDRMHQPYRMEACPLLKALLPLSGVNGVLGVALSGAGPSVLLVLDKNTDPEEVIARARLRSEDPELEVVLTCAAEGASTSQR
- the thrC gene encoding threonine synthase, giving the protein MKEKSHELRCTGCGARIAGTDATSNFRCAQCGELYEVVYPWSSDGANLPNAGALRWLWQERRSSTLPIDQSGVWRFRDLLPILDDPSHAVTLREGNTPLYELPRCGKIAGVDWLLAKHQGMNPTGSFKDTGMTAALSVAAERGFKVVACASTGNTSAAMAAYAARAGLTSIVFIPEGKIAWGKLSQSMDYGALTIQLKSDFDGCVRVLNDLVKRLPIYMLNSVNPYRLEGQKTPALEMVEQMDWQVPEHVIVPGGNLANSSALGKGFEEMKRLGLISRVPKISVIQAHGANPLYRAMQASGGEQLEPVVADTRATAIRIGNPASWKKAVRIIRATGGWVEEVSEQEIAQAKAEIGAEGIGCEPASAVTLAGLKKLTRDGRIGREERVVLLLTGHTLKDPEYTIDFHRGTLFSDQEASSLRKPPIVLEARTDAVLKALESSIQL
- the modA gene encoding molybdate ABC transporter substrate-binding protein; amino-acid sequence: MLKALLLLLLIPPAFGQTKPVELRIAAAADLQPVLEAVGPIYEKKANVHLLVSYAASSILASQIISAGPGGPFDVFMGADFYFPEKVVAANLADTGSPIPYAKGTLVLWTRNGSPFTPLQLSALESSDLKSLAIADPEHAPYGRAAVEALKALKLQDRVKDHLVRAENVGQAGQFAFTGNAELAIISKTLAVSPKFKQSGTFVLFPFSSYNPITQTAVVLRSSAQRDAAHAFLNWFLSSEVQPHLPDLGLTPVK
- the modB gene encoding molybdate ABC transporter permease subunit, producing MDLDALWLTFRLALTTTAILLCLGLPLAAWLAYGQSRLRPLAQALVALPLVLPPTVLGFYLLVLLGPTTAVGRVITTTLGHPLAFSFTGLLIGSLLYSLPFAVQPLVSGMMGIGPELREAAATLGARPSVVFVRVTMPLIRPSLLTAGILAFTHTVGEFGVVLMLGGNIPGATRTLSIALYDQVADFNFAAANRTALLLLAFSFVSLLLVHWRAGQRSTRLV
- a CDS encoding ATP-binding cassette domain-containing protein, translating into MSEPLLHEHITAKLDSITIDVTVALRSPWTVLFGPSGSGKSTILRSIAGLRGGPPAWKRHIPLASQKAALFPHMSVKANLEFGRELPTGDSKREQELHAERFQDLVRLFRIGDLLGRYPAQLSGGQAQRVSVARALMPRYSRLVLLDEPFTGLEQALRDELLLALKQWTREHRLPVLSVTHDVTEALLLEAEVIKLHEGRIVAQGPAQEVLAEERLQLLRSLDGSRTFTL
- a CDS encoding UDP-N-acetylmuramate dehydrogenase, whose translation is MRIQQNIPLAPYTTLKVGGAARLFVEAGGETEILDALRFAREERIPVFVLGGGSNLLVHDSGFDGLVIRIALKGIAQQGHTLTAAAGEEWDALVQLSAERNLQGIECLAGIPGTVGGTPVQNVGAYGQEVAQTITQVRTIDRATLTPLTFTNAECGFAYRRSRFNHEDIDRYIVTAVSFRLLPGGAPSLAYADLQRAFLRSETPSLMEVATKVRKIRATKGMVLIPGDADTQSAGSFFKNPVVPPAVYEAIADGRASVPHWPAPGGVKLSAAWLLEASGFHKGFTLGQAGLSTKHALALTNRGGATAAEILALRDHLQAAVEARFGIRLEQEPVEP
- a CDS encoding BrxA/BrxB family bacilliredoxin, translating into MYPEIMVIPMREELTRAGIGEARTAAEVDAALAKPGTTMVVVNSICGCAAGKMRPGVRMALSNPTLPDQSITVFAGQDREATEKARGYFGGHPPTSPSIAILRDGQLVYLMQRSAIETSTAPAIAQELQRAFDTYCAKTTA